CGCTATGAAGGCGGGGATACGTTGATCACCCAACTGAACCGCCAGTTTCCGACGCTGACGGTGCTGGATGTCGGCGCCATTCTCAAGCAGATCGGCACCGTGTTGCAGCAGGTGGGGCTGGCGCTGGAAGTGATGGTGGTGCTGGTGCTGTTCTGCGGCGCGTTGTTGTTGCTGGCGCAGATTCAGGTTGGCATGCGCCAGCGGCGTCAGGAATTGATCGTGTATCGCACGCTGGGAGCCGGGCGTCGTTTGTTGCGCGCCACGCTGTGGTGGGAATTTGCGGTGCTGGGGCTGTCCGCCGGCGTGGCGGCGGCGCTGGGCGCGGAAGCGGCGTTATGGCTGCTGCAACGCAAGGTGTTCGATTTTCCGTGGCAGCCGAATTTGTGGCTGTGGGGCGGACTGCCGGTAGTGGCGACGCTGCTGTTGTCGCTGTATGGCGGCTGGCTGGGGTTGCGATTGCTGCGCGGCAATGCGCTGTTCCGGCGTTATCACGCCTGATGCCGCGATAAACGCTTAAAAGCCAGAACTTGTCTCTGGCTTTTTTAACCGTCGTGTTATTAACGGGTGATATTGCCTTCGCCGTGTTTGCCGCTGGGGTTTTTGCATTTCGCCAGATACTGATGCTGGAAAATACACATCCGGATAGTGTTGCGGTATTCGCCGTTGATGAAAAATTCGTGAATCAACTCGCCTTCCACCTCAAACCCCAGCTTGGTGTAGATGTGGATCGCCTTCTGGTTCTCCTTGTCCACAATCAGGTACAGCTTGTAGAGGTTGAGAATCGAAAAACCGTAATCCATCGCCAGCCGGGCGGCGGCACTGGCATAGCCCCGGCCCTGATGAGCAGGGTCGATGATGATCTGGAATTCGGCCCGGCGGTGGATATGGTTGATGTCCACCAGTTCTACTAATCCGACCTTGATGGCATCGTGCTCGATGATAAAACGACGCTCGCTCTGGTCGTGAATGTGTTTGTCGTACAGGTCGCTCAGTTCGACAAATGCTTCGTAAGGCTCTTCGAACCAGTAGCGCATCACGCTGGCGTTGTTGTCCAACTGATGGACGAAGCTGAGGTCGTCGCGCTCCAGCGGCCGCAGGCGCACGACTTCATGGATGTTGGGTTCATGGGTGTCTGGCATAAGGTATCCTGCTAGTGGGCTACTAGGGCGTGACGTTAACCAGCTTGCGGGAACGGGTCAATCGGTGGGCGGCGAAAGTGTGGAAAGTACGTGCGGAAAGAACGTGTGGAAAGACGCGCAGCCTTGATGCAGGCTGCGCGATTCAGTGGGTGGTTCCGATGATTAGAAATCGACGCTGGCGCGCAGCACCACTTCACGCGGGTCGCCAATCGCCACACGCAGGTTATTGCCGCTCGACGGGTAGTAGGTTTTGTCGAACAGGTTTTTGACGTTGAGCTGCCACTTCACCTTATAACCGTTGATCGGCACGCTGTAGGTGACAAAGGCGTCCGCCACCGTGTAGTCGTCAAGGAAGAAGCTGTTGGCGGCGTCGCCGGGGCGACGGCCGACGTAGCGAGCACCGACGCCGGCGCGCAGATCGTCGCCGGCGTGCAGGCCCAGATTACCGAAGTCGTTGGTCAGGAACAGCGAGGCGGTATGACGCGCCACGTTGGTCATCTCATTGCCCTGATTATCCGGGTCTGAGGTGACGCGGGCATCGGTAAACGCGTAGGTGCCAATCAGGCTCAGGCTGTCGGTCAGTTTGCCTGCCACATCCACTTCCACCCCTTGCGAACGAACCTTGCCGGCGGTGCGGGTGACGGTTTCTCCGTTCACCAGCTCGCTAACCATTACGTTGCGCTTCTGGATATCGAACAGCGCCAGGTTGGCGGTCACGCGGTTGGGCAGATCCAGCTTGGCGCCTACTTCGTAAGACTTGCCGGTTTCCGGCGCCATTGACCCAATCTGGGTGGCGATCGAGGTGTTGGGTTTGAACGACTCGCTGTAACTGGCGTACAGCGATGACCAGGAGTTCAGGTTGTAGACCACCCCGGCGCGCGGTACCAGTCGGCTGTCGGAGCCATCGGTATTGGTAACGAACGGACGCCCTTTGCCTGACATCACATCAAAGCGGTCGTAACGCACGCCGCCCAGCAGCATCCAGTTTTCATCCAGACGCATAGCATCCTGCATAAAGATACCGGTGCTATCGACGTTCTCGCGCTGGTCGCTGTCCGCCGCGCTGACGGTGGTGGAGGCCGGTTGCAAGCCGTAGACCGGGTTATAGACGTTGAAACTGTAACGCTGGGTGCTGCGCAACATATCGCCGCGATGGGTGCGGTCGGCTTCGTGGTCCACGCCAAACAGCAACTGATGGTTGATGCTGCCCCAGTCGATATCGCCGTTCAGCGTCAGTTGCACGTTCTGCGACTGGCTGCGGGCGTCGGCGGTCGCATCGGCCTGACGTGTCAGGATGCCGGTGGTGGCGTTATAGCTGGTGGCGCGTGCCTGATTGTCGTTGTAAGTATTACGACTGTAGGCGTAATTCAGCTTGGTTTTCCAGCGATCGTTAATGGCGCTTTCCATCTGGAAGGTCAGCGTGTCCTGATCGCCGCGGGTGGCGTTGTAAGCTTCGTCAAACCGGCGTTCGCGCGGGGTATTGACCGGTTTGCCGGTGCGGCTGTCGATCACCGTGCCGCGATCGAACGGCGTCAGGTATTCCATGTGCTCGTAAGAGACCCGCACGGTGGTGTTTTCACCGTACCACATCAGCGACGGCGCAATGGTGGTCTGGCGGTTGCGGCCGAAATTGCGCCAGTAGTCGGTTTCATCGTGATCGACGATCATGCGGTAGGCCAGGCCGGAGGTGCCGAGCGGGCCGGTGACGTCCAACTGACCGCCGCCGCCGTTGAAGCTGCTGTTCCAGCCTTCGATATGGGTTTTCTGCACCAGTTCCGGCTTTTTGCTGATGATGTTGATCATACCGCCGGGTTCGCCCCAGCCGTACAGCATCGACGCCGGTCCTTTCAGCACTTCCACCCGTTCGGTGGTTGGGGTGACGTTGCGCGCCTGAATCGAACGCATGCCGTCGCGCAGGATGGAACCGTCACGGTTATCGCCGAAACCGCGCTTCATCACCGCATCCTGCGTCCCGCCGAGGGTGTTAGCCTGGGTGATGCCGCTGACGTTGTACAACGCTTCATCAAGATTTCTGGCCGCCTGATCTTCCAGCACCTGCTGTGGCACCACATTGACGGCTTGCGGGATGTCCAGCAGGCGGCTGTCGGTGCGGGTGCCGGTGACGGCGTTGTGCGGCTGGTAGCCGGTTTCCCGTGCGCCGCTGGCAGGCGTGCTGGCGGTCACCACCATCGTGTCGTCCTGCTTTTTGGTATTTTTTGCGGCGGCGTCGCTATCGGCCGACGTGGTGGCGGCTTGCAGACTGAAAGGCAGCAGGGCCAGCAGCGGCCAGCCCTTTTGCCAATGAAGGTTATTCATGTGTTAACTGACTCCAATAGGTCCCTGAAAAATCAAGCGGTAAAAACTGTTGATAGAGTTGTTGTAAGGTGCGCTGCGGGTCGATGTCGCCAAACAGCGTCGGATAGAGGGCTTTGGCGAACATTTCCACCATCACCACGTGATACGGGCTGAGATAAAAATTGTGCCACATGCTCCAGGCGCGGCCGGTGCCGACGGCACTCAGATGTGAGAGCAGCGGTTCCTGCATCAGCAGGGTGCGGAAACTGTCGCTGGCCTGCCGGGGGGTAACGTCCGGGCCGAGCATCAGGTCGGAAAGGCGTTTGCCGTCCGGTCCGGCCATGCCGGTGGCGATGTAGACATCCGGTCTGGCGGCTAACGCCTGTTCCGGGCTGAGTTCGCCGTATACGCCTTTCACCTTGCCGGCGGCGATGTTGTCGCCGCCGGCGAAGGCCAGCAGTTCGCCGAGATTGCCGTTGACCGCCGTGGTGCAGCAGGTGTCGCGGCGGCCAAGATGCAGGTGCAGCATCACCGTGGTTTTGCGGCCCTGATACTGCGCCAGCCGCGCTTTGACGGCGTCCATGTGCTGCTGGTAGAACGCGATAAACGCGTCGGCGCGTGACGACCGATTGAGCGCGTCGCCGAGCAGGCGCAGGCTGGGCACGGTGTTTTTCAGCAGGTCAACGCGCAGGTCGACATAAATATAGGGGATGCCCGCCTGAGTCAGCGCCTGCTGGATGCTTTGTTCGTTGTCGGCGCCTTTAGCCAGTCGCGGCAGGATCACCAGATCCGGTTTAAGCGGCAGCAGGGCTTCCGCGTTGACGTTGTTGAGATTGCCGTTACCCAACTGCGGGATGCGAGCAATGTCGGGAAACTTGGCGATGTAGTGGTTCCAGCTTTGGGCATCGTAACGTGCCAGGTCGCCCGGCCATCCCACCACGCGTTGCGCCGGGTTGCCCGGTTCCAGCAAGGCCAGCGTATACAGCATGCGGCTTTCGCCCAGCGCGATGCGCTGCGGGTTATCGGGAATCGTAACCTGACGACCGGTGATGTCAGTGACGGTTTTGGCCTGCGTCAGCGGGCTGAACCCGAGCACGACAAAGAGGAGAAAAACGATGCGCATGTTCTTTTCTCGTAAAAAATAAGGCTGTTCGCGTCAAAATGAGGCAGGAAAAAATAATAATAATTATTTTTATTTGCAATGGAAACTAAAGGGAACTGAGGCTAAAAAAGAAAAAGCCCTGATATTTCACAGGGCTGGCAAAGGTTATGTAAATAATTAAAGTCGCCGCGACAGGGTGGTGAGTAGGCGAGCCGGGGATTCAGGAGGGCGTTTTACCGTCGTGGTGCTCGTAGCCGCGGCTAAAGTGGCGTTCCAGCCGCCCTTGCAGCAATTCCAGCCCGATGGACAGCAGCCAGTAAATGACGGCGGCGGTGGTGAGCATCTCCATGTAGTGGTAGGTGCTGCGGCCATAAGACTGCGCCAGAAAGTTCAGTTCCCACAGCCCCATCAGCGACACCAGCGAAGAGTCTTTGATCATCGAAATGAACTGAGAGCCGGCGGGCGGAATGATGATGCGCAGCGCCTGCGGCGCCACCACGTGGGTGGTGATCACCCAGCGCGACAGCCCCAGCGCCATGGCGGCTTCTTTCTGACCGCGGGGAACCGCGAGTACGCCGCTACGGATGGTTTCCGCCAGATAGGCGCCATAGTTTAACGACAGCGCGATGATGCCAGAGGTAAAGGCGCTCATCACGATGCCGACCTGCGGCAGCGCGAGGTAGATAATCAGCACCTGCACCAGCAGCGGCGTGCCGCGAAACAGCGATACATAGAATGTGGCGCAGCCGAAAGCGATCGCACTGGAAGACAGGCGGCCTGCGGCGGTGATCACCGCCAGCAAGATGCAGAACAGCATGGAAATGATGGTAATGACGACGCTCAGCACCGCACCCTGGATGAAACCGTCCGGCGACAGGTGCATCCCCAGCATGGAGGGCAGTTTCTGCCGGATCAGGCCGGTGTCCAGGTCCATAAACGAAAACAGCCACAGCAGCAGGCTGAGCAGCACCAGCCAGGTCAGGCCGGCGCGCAGACGAAAACCAAATCCGGCGCGCTCAGGCGCCGGCGGCATGTGAGACGGGGTTTCAGCAGACGAACGCGACATTACGGGGTGACCCCGGTGATGTCTTCACCAAACCACTTCATGGAGATGGCTTTCAGCGTGCCGTCGGCGCGCAGCGCGGTGATGGCATCGGC
The DNA window shown above is from Dickeya dadantii NCPPB 898 and carries:
- the speG gene encoding spermidine N1-acetyltransferase; the encoded protein is MPDTHEPNIHEVVRLRPLERDDLSFVHQLDNNASVMRYWFEEPYEAFVELSDLYDKHIHDQSERRFIIEHDAIKVGLVELVDINHIHRRAEFQIIIDPAHQGRGYASAAARLAMDYGFSILNLYKLYLIVDKENQKAIHIYTKLGFEVEGELIHEFFINGEYRNTIRMCIFQHQYLAKCKNPSGKHGEGNITR
- a CDS encoding TonB-dependent siderophore receptor: MNNLHWQKGWPLLALLPFSLQAATTSADSDAAAKNTKKQDDTMVVTASTPASGARETGYQPHNAVTGTRTDSRLLDIPQAVNVVPQQVLEDQAARNLDEALYNVSGITQANTLGGTQDAVMKRGFGDNRDGSILRDGMRSIQARNVTPTTERVEVLKGPASMLYGWGEPGGMINIISKKPELVQKTHIEGWNSSFNGGGGQLDVTGPLGTSGLAYRMIVDHDETDYWRNFGRNRQTTIAPSLMWYGENTTVRVSYEHMEYLTPFDRGTVIDSRTGKPVNTPRERRFDEAYNATRGDQDTLTFQMESAINDRWKTKLNYAYSRNTYNDNQARATSYNATTGILTRQADATADARSQSQNVQLTLNGDIDWGSINHQLLFGVDHEADRTHRGDMLRSTQRYSFNVYNPVYGLQPASTTVSAADSDQRENVDSTGIFMQDAMRLDENWMLLGGVRYDRFDVMSGKGRPFVTNTDGSDSRLVPRAGVVYNLNSWSSLYASYSESFKPNTSIATQIGSMAPETGKSYEVGAKLDLPNRVTANLALFDIQKRNVMVSELVNGETVTRTAGKVRSQGVEVDVAGKLTDSLSLIGTYAFTDARVTSDPDNQGNEMTNVARHTASLFLTNDFGNLGLHAGDDLRAGVGARYVGRRPGDAANSFFLDDYTVADAFVTYSVPINGYKVKWQLNVKNLFDKTYYPSSGNNLRVAIGDPREVVLRASVDF
- a CDS encoding ABC transporter substrate-binding protein — its product is MRIVFLLFVVLGFSPLTQAKTVTDITGRQVTIPDNPQRIALGESRMLYTLALLEPGNPAQRVVGWPGDLARYDAQSWNHYIAKFPDIARIPQLGNGNLNNVNAEALLPLKPDLVILPRLAKGADNEQSIQQALTQAGIPYIYVDLRVDLLKNTVPSLRLLGDALNRSSRADAFIAFYQQHMDAVKARLAQYQGRKTTVMLHLHLGRRDTCCTTAVNGNLGELLAFAGGDNIAAGKVKGVYGELSPEQALAARPDVYIATGMAGPDGKRLSDLMLGPDVTPRQASDSFRTLLMQEPLLSHLSAVGTGRAWSMWHNFYLSPYHVVMVEMFAKALYPTLFGDIDPQRTLQQLYQQFLPLDFSGTYWSQLTHE
- a CDS encoding amino acid ABC transporter permease — protein: MSRSSAETPSHMPPAPERAGFGFRLRAGLTWLVLLSLLLWLFSFMDLDTGLIRQKLPSMLGMHLSPDGFIQGAVLSVVITIISMLFCILLAVITAAGRLSSSAIAFGCATFYVSLFRGTPLLVQVLIIYLALPQVGIVMSAFTSGIIALSLNYGAYLAETIRSGVLAVPRGQKEAAMALGLSRWVITTHVVAPQALRIIIPPAGSQFISMIKDSSLVSLMGLWELNFLAQSYGRSTYHYMEMLTTAAVIYWLLSIGLELLQGRLERHFSRGYEHHDGKTPS